A genome region from Sander vitreus isolate 19-12246 chromosome 21, sanVit1, whole genome shotgun sequence includes the following:
- the bms1 gene encoding ribosome biogenesis protein BMS1 homolog isoform X1 — protein MDGKVKEQKRHQQKHSGPKAERKKLKKQEGSTEEDGRKRNPKAFSVQSAVRMAKTFHRSQDIKTKKHHIPHVDRTPLEPPPIVIVVVGPPKVGKSTLIRCLIKNFTRQKLGDICGPVTIVSGKKRRLTFMECNNDINTMIDLAKVADLVLMLIDASFGFEMETFEFLNICQVHGFPRIMGVLTHLDSFKNNKTLRKTKKNLKHRFWTEVYQGAKLFYLSGMVYGEYQIQEVKNLGRFISVMKFRPLVWQTSHPYVLVDRMEDLTDPERVRTDPKCDRTVSLYGYLRGTHLKNKGQVHIPGVGDFQVADVNFLPDPCALPEAQKKRALNEKERLLYAPMAGVGGVVYDKDAVYIDLPASHVNQQQEEVRPTTELVQSLIDTHATLDAKMAASKVSLFSGSATLDSTDVGEQSGEEGPREECVWDPNAQRKRRKVVFTDKEEEDVSGSSDDDEEDDDKDGDIDSEDGDQEEQEEDEDEDNLSTFLKDARAESDETEKTVTDAPPAKKQKVEGGKKRGEESAEVPAFADSEDDLEMSEEESEEEGENVRAGDSGHCSEEDEEESGDDDEEEEDDKEESEDESMEEDDAAGATMKKQTASESEEEEEQGGLRWKEGLQQKASEAFLRQQKAAPNLRKLVYGSVVEADDSDDEEQELGGLFRVSRPQNSKKSQANGVDSSRFDPDASHNWDLEEMLNSIRDCFVTGKWEEDQDAATLLKEDEELYGDFEDLETGKVHKGQTGEQDQAEYCHTTTRQKCGQSVNLHAQNSENDEDDGDDNEESLVKVDDDEVQKKKRLEKKQRLKERFNAEYDDEDATYFDDLKEEMQKQAELNREEFADVDDETRVQYEGFRPGMYVRLEISSLPCEFVTNFDPHYPIILGGLGSSEGNVGYLQMRLKKHRWYHRILKTRDPLILSLGWRRFQTIPLYHIEDHNGRHRLLKYTPQHMHCGASIWGPVTPQGTGFLAVQSVAGTKANFRIAATGVILDLDKSVTIVKKLKLIGYPYKIFKNTSFIKGMFNTVLEVAKFEGASVRTVSGVRGQIKKALSTPPGAYRATFEDRLLMSDVVFLRSWYPVSVPQLYNPVTSLLLPAGQKDSWAGMRTLGQLKHDLGIRNKPNTDSLYKPVVRAPRHFNRLHIPKELQKALPFKSKPKQQQPKGKTPRDLQRPSVIREPHEKKVAALLLALSTVHNHKRKKAHTAQHAKHKEFLQQKEKLEEAKLKRQKEARKKLYRIQGQVDQKKSRSSLKGAPQDD, from the exons ATGGACGGGAAAGTTAAGGAACAGAAGCGACATCAGCAGAAGCACAGCGGACCCaaggcagagaggaagaagcTCAAGAAGCAGGAAGGCTCCACGGAAGAGGATGGACGGAAACGCAATCCCAAGGCCTTCTCAGTTCAGTCGGCTGTACGCATGGCCAAGACTTTCCACAG GTCCCAGGACATAAAGACCAAAAAACATCACATCCCCCATGTGGACCGGACTCCCCTGGAACCCCCTCCAATTGTGATTGTAGTAGTCGGGCCCCCCAAGGTGGGAAAAAGCACCCTGATCCGCTGCCTGATCAAAAACTTCACCCGTCAGAAGCTCGGGGACATATGTGGACCTGTAACCATCGTCTCTG GAAAGAAGCGTCGCCTCACTTTCATGGAGTGTAACAATGACATTAATACAATGATCGACCTCGCAAAAGTAGCCGACCTG gTTTTGATGCTGATTGATGCCAGCTTTGGCTTTGAGATGGAGACTTTTGAGTTCCTCAACATCTGTCAGGTGCACGGCTTCCCTCGCATCATGGGTGTGCTGACTCACCTGGATTCATTCAAGAACAACAAGACCCTGAGGAAGACCAAGAAAAACCTCAAACACCGCTTCTGGACCGAGGTCTATCAG GGGGCCAAGCTGTTCTACCTGTCGGGTATGGTGTACGGTGAATATCAGATTCAAGAAGTGAAGAACCTCGGCCGCTTCATCTCAGTCATGAAGTTTCGTCCTCTGGTGTGGCAGACCTCCCACCCTTATGTGCTGGTTGACCG CATGGAGGACTTAACTGACCCTGAGCGAGTGAGGACAGACCCCAAGTGTGACCGGACAGTGTCACTCTACGGCTACCTGCGAGGgacacatttgaaaaacaaaggCCAGGTCCATATCCCAG GTGTGGGAGACTTTCAGGTGGCGGACGTGAACTTCCTGCCAGACCCGTGCGCCCTGCCAGAGGCTCAGAAGAAGCGAGCGCTGAATGAGAAGGAACGTCTGCTCTATGCACCCATGGCTGGCGTCGGGGGGGTCGTGTACGACAAAGATGCGGTGTATATTGACCTTCCGGCAAGCCACGTCAATcaacagcag GAGGAGGTGCGGCCCACCACAGAGCTGGTCCAGTCTCTCATTGACACGCATGCCACCCTGGATGCCAAGATGGCTGCTAGTAAGGTGTCTCTGTTCAGCGGTTCGGCCACCCTGGATTCCACAGATGTCGGCGAGCAGAGCGG agaggaGGGTCCTCGGGAAGAGTGTGTCTGGGACCCCAACgcccagaggaagaggaggaaggtggTCTTCACTgataaagaggaggaggatgtcaGCGGCTccagtgatgatgatgaggaggatgatgatAAGGATGGCGACATTGACAGTGAAGACGGTGACcaggaggagcaggaagaggatGAGGACGAGGATAACCTGTCCACATTTCTCAAAGACGCAAGAGCCGAATCTGACGAGACAGAAAAGACTGTAACAGACGCTCCGCCAGCGAAGAAGCAGAAAGTAGAGGGGGGGAAGAAAAGGGGCGAAGAGAGCGCTGAGGTGCCGGCGTTTGCTGACAGTGAAGACGATTTGGAGATGAGCGAGGAGGAGAGTGAAGAAGAGGGGGAGAACGTGAGAGCAGGAGACTCTGGACACTGTTCTGAAGAGGACGAGGAAGAgagtggtgatgatgatgaagaggaggaagatgataAAGAAGAGTCTGAAGATGAATCGATGGAGGAGGATGATGCAGCTGGCGCTACAATGAAGAAACAGACAGCGAGtgagagtgaggaggaggaggagcagg GGGGTCTGAGATGGAAGGAGGGTCTGCAGCAGAAAGCATCAGAAGCGTTCCTACGGCAACAAAAAGCTGCCCCCAATCTGAGAAAACTGGTTTATGGTTCAG TTGTAGAGGCAGATGATTCTGACGATGAGGAGCAGGAGCTGGGGGGGCTGTTTCGAGTCAGCCGCCCTCAGAACAGCAAAAAGTCCCAAGCAAATGGCGTCGACAGCTCCCGTTTCGACCCCGACGCCTCCCACAACTGGGACTTGGAGGAG atgCTAAACTCCATCAGGGACTGCTTTGTTACAGGGAAGTGGGAGGAGGACCAAGATGCTGCCACACTGCTGAAAGAGGATG AGGAGCTGTATGGTGACTTTGAGGATTTGGAAACAGGAAAAGTCCACAAGGGCCAAACTGGGGAGCAGGATCAGGCGGAG TACTGCCATACTACTACAAGACAAAAATGTGGACAAAGTGTGAACTTGCATGCT CAGAATAGTGAGAACGATgaagatgatggtgatgataatGAAGAAAGTCTGGTGAAGGTAGATGATGACGAGGTCCAGAAGAAGAAGCGTCTGGAGAAGAAACAGCGGCTGAAGGAGCGGTTTAATGCGGAGTACGACGATGAAGACGCCACTTACTTTGACGACCTGAAGGAGGAGATGCAGAAGCAGGCTGAG CTGAACAGGGAAGAGTTTGCGGATGTGGATGATGAGACCAGAGTGCAGTACGAAGGCTTCCGACCAGGAATGTACGTGAGATTGGAAATCTCCTCTCTGCCCTGCGAGTTTGTCACCAACTTCGATCCCCATTATCCAATCATCCTTGGAGGTCTGGGCTCCAGTGAGGGCAACGTAGGATACCTGCAG atgcgACTGAAGAAACACCGCTGGTATCACCGCATCCTAAAGACACGGGACCCCCTCATCTTGTCGTTAGGCTGGAGGCGCTTCCAGACCATCCCCCTCTACCATATTGAGGATCACAACGGACGCCACCGTCTGCTCAAATACACACCGCAGCACATGCACTGTGGAGCTTCCATCTGGG GTCCTGTCACGCCACAGGGCACCGGCTTCCTGGCTGTGCAGTCAGTAGCGGGAACTAAA GCTAATTTCCGTATTGCAGCCACAGGAGTCATCCTGGACCTGGATAAGTCTGTGACTATAGTGAAGAAGCTCAAACTCATCGGCTACCCCTACAAGATCTTTAAGAACACCTCCTTCATTAAG GGCATGTTCAACACAGTGCTGGAGGTTGCTAAATTTGAAGGGGCGTCTGTACGAACAGTatcaggggtcagaggtcagatcAAGAAGGCGCTGTCTACACCGCCAGGAGCTTACAGAGCCACGTTTGAGGACCGTCTGCTTATGAGTG ACGTGGTGTTCCTGCGCTCCTGGTATCCAGTGTCTGTCCCTCAGCTGTACAACCCCGTCacctctctgctgctgcctgccGGTCAGAAGGACAGCTGGGCGGGCATGAGGACCCTGGGGCAGCTCAAACATGACCTGGGCATCCGCAACAAACCCAACACGGACTCTCTGTACAAG CCGGTGGTCCGAGCTCCAAGGCACTTCAACCGCCTCCACATCCCCAAGGAGCTCCAGAAGGCCCTGCCCTTCAAGAGCAAACCCAAACAGCAGCAACCCAAAGGAAAGACGCCCCGAGATCTCCAGAGGCCCAGTGTGATCAGAGAGCCTCATGAGAAGAAG GTGGCGGCCCTGCTCCTTGCTCTGAGCACAGTCCACAACCACAAGAGGAAGAAAGCCCACACAGCGCAGCACGCCAAACACAAGGAGTTCCTGCAGCAGAAAGAGAAACTGGAGGAGGCCAAgctgaagagacagaaggaggcaCGTAAAAAACTGTACCGCATCCAGGGCCAGGTGGACCAGAAGAAGAGCAGGTCCAGTCTGAAGGGGGCGCCCCAGGACGACTAA